One Paraburkholderia phytofirmans OLGA172 genomic window carries:
- a CDS encoding PhzF family phenazine biosynthesis protein, whose protein sequence is MPANTVRFKQVDVFTSVPFKGNPLAVVFDADALDANQMQAIAHWTNLSETTFLLKPTDRAADYRVRIFTTHGELPFAGHPTLGTAHALLESGYRPKQAGKLVQQCGVGLVELQALTESGSAGNVQGGWAFAAPPARVTALPQDRYAALAAALRSDAIDFSATPCAVDNGAPWLVVRLNSARDCLALEPDAAALADLVHAMDTHGLAVYGPHGADGPATFEVRCLMTGGGFGIGEDPVTGSANAALAGLLSAQQLRPGSHYTARQGTVLGRAGNVSVHYDDAAGKTWIGGPSVTIVDGTFRLP, encoded by the coding sequence ATGCCCGCCAACACCGTTCGTTTTAAACAGGTCGACGTATTCACGTCGGTGCCGTTCAAAGGCAATCCGCTTGCTGTCGTGTTCGACGCCGACGCGCTCGATGCGAATCAGATGCAGGCGATCGCGCACTGGACCAATCTGTCCGAAACCACCTTCCTGCTGAAACCGACCGACCGGGCGGCCGATTATCGCGTGCGTATTTTCACAACGCATGGCGAACTGCCGTTCGCCGGTCATCCGACACTCGGCACCGCGCATGCGCTGCTCGAAAGCGGGTATCGACCGAAGCAGGCCGGCAAACTGGTGCAGCAATGCGGCGTGGGTCTCGTCGAATTGCAAGCACTGACTGAATCTGGATCGGCCGGCAACGTGCAAGGCGGCTGGGCTTTCGCCGCGCCTCCCGCGCGCGTCACGGCGCTCCCTCAAGATCGGTACGCGGCACTGGCTGCAGCTTTGCGTAGTGACGCAATCGATTTCAGTGCAACGCCCTGCGCGGTCGACAATGGTGCACCATGGCTCGTAGTACGCCTCAATTCAGCGCGCGACTGTCTCGCGCTGGAACCCGACGCCGCTGCGCTCGCCGACCTCGTGCATGCGATGGACACTCATGGTCTCGCCGTCTACGGCCCGCACGGCGCTGACGGCCCGGCCACCTTCGAGGTGCGCTGCCTGATGACAGGCGGTGGCTTCGGCATTGGCGAAGATCCGGTAACGGGCAGCGCGAACGCCGCGCTTGCGGGCCTGCTGAGCGCCCAGCAGTTGCGCCCGGGCTCACACTACACGGCCCGCCAAGGCACCGTACTGGGCCGCGCCGGCAACGTGTCGGTGCACTACGACGACGCAGCCGGCAAGACGTGGATCGGTGGGCCGTCGGTGACGATCGTCGACGGCACGTTCCGGTTGCCATGA
- a CDS encoding RidA family protein, producing the protein MAQTNVYDKLKELGIELPSAGAPAAAYVMSAQSGNTVYLSGHIAKKDGKVWAGKLGATLTTEEGKAAARSIAIDLLATLHAHVGDLNRVTRIVKLMSLVNSTLEFTEQHLVTNGASELIADVFGERGKHARSAFGVAQIPLGACVEIEMIAEVE; encoded by the coding sequence ATGGCTCAAACGAATGTGTACGACAAGCTTAAGGAACTGGGCATCGAACTGCCGAGCGCAGGCGCTCCGGCAGCCGCCTATGTGATGAGCGCGCAAAGCGGCAACACGGTATACCTGTCCGGTCACATCGCCAAGAAGGACGGCAAGGTGTGGGCCGGCAAGCTCGGTGCCACCCTCACCACCGAAGAAGGCAAGGCCGCCGCACGCTCGATCGCGATCGACCTGCTCGCCACGCTGCACGCGCATGTGGGCGATCTGAATCGCGTCACGCGCATCGTCAAGCTGATGAGCCTCGTCAACTCCACGCTCGAATTCACCGAGCAGCATCTGGTCACCAACGGCGCGTCCGAACTGATCGCGGACGTGTTCGGCGAGCGCGGCAAGCATGCGCGCTCGGCGTTCGGCGTGGCGCAGATTCCGCTCGGCGCATGCGTCGAGATCGAGATGATCGCCGAGGTCGAGTAA
- a CDS encoding PLP-dependent aminotransferase family protein — MDQSDLKAPTWQLSERARKLTSSAIREILKVTERPEVISFAGGLPSPATFPAERMREASDRILRDAPAAALQYSATEGYLPLREWIAQRYSVNGAQIRPSQVLITTGSQQALDLLGKVLVCPDSPVLVETPTYLGALQSFSMYEPRYVQVPTDEQGLIPEALTPELTAGARLLYAQPNFQNPTGRRLPVERRRALAAFAKTAPFPVIEDDPYGALDYAGEPLPTMLSMAPDHIVHLGSFSKVLAPGLRVGYIIAPEELIFKLVQAKQATDLHTPSFTQRIVYEVIKDGFLDTHVPTIRELYRDQCAAMLASLARYMPEGVSWNRPEGGMFVWVNLPAQIDSMKLLEEAVAQNVAFVPGGPFFASEAQHNTLRLSFVTVPPAKIDEGVSRLAALIRAKV; from the coding sequence ATGGACCAAAGCGACTTGAAAGCCCCCACGTGGCAACTGTCCGAACGCGCACGCAAGCTCACGAGCTCGGCGATTCGCGAGATCCTGAAGGTCACGGAACGGCCCGAAGTCATTTCGTTCGCGGGTGGCCTGCCCTCGCCGGCGACCTTCCCGGCCGAGCGCATGCGCGAAGCATCCGACCGCATTTTGCGCGACGCGCCCGCCGCGGCCTTGCAATACAGCGCGACTGAAGGCTATCTGCCGCTGCGCGAATGGATCGCGCAACGCTATTCGGTGAACGGCGCACAGATTCGCCCTTCGCAGGTACTGATCACGACCGGCTCGCAACAGGCGCTCGACCTGCTCGGCAAAGTGCTGGTGTGCCCGGACAGCCCCGTGCTGGTCGAAACGCCGACCTATCTCGGCGCGCTGCAATCGTTCTCGATGTACGAACCGCGCTACGTGCAGGTGCCGACCGACGAGCAAGGCCTGATTCCTGAAGCGCTTACGCCCGAACTGACGGCCGGCGCGCGCCTGTTGTATGCACAACCGAACTTCCAGAATCCGACGGGCCGCCGCCTGCCAGTCGAGCGCCGCCGCGCCTTGGCCGCGTTTGCGAAGACCGCACCGTTCCCGGTGATCGAAGACGATCCCTACGGCGCGCTCGACTACGCCGGTGAACCGCTGCCCACCATGCTGTCGATGGCGCCGGATCACATCGTCCATCTCGGCTCGTTCTCGAAGGTGCTGGCGCCGGGCCTGCGGGTCGGCTACATCATTGCGCCCGAAGAATTGATCTTCAAGCTCGTGCAGGCCAAGCAAGCCACCGATCTGCACACGCCGAGCTTCACGCAGCGCATCGTGTACGAAGTGATCAAGGACGGCTTCCTCGACACGCACGTGCCGACCATTCGCGAGCTGTATCGCGATCAATGCGCGGCGATGCTCGCCTCGCTCGCACGCTACATGCCCGAAGGCGTAAGCTGGAACCGGCCGGAAGGCGGCATGTTCGTGTGGGTGAATCTGCCCGCACAGATCGACAGCATGAAGCTGCTCGAAGAAGCCGTCGCGCAAAATGTGGCGTTCGTGCCGGGCGGTCCGTTCTTCGCGAGCGAAGCCCAGCACAACACGCTGCGCCTGTCGTTCGTCACGGTGCCGCCGGCCAAGATCGACGAAGGCGTGTCGCGTCTTGCGGCGCTGATCCGCGCGAAGGTCTAA
- a CDS encoding VOC family protein, producing the protein MTAHSLRLDHLVISARTLDEGTQYVADTLGVAPAGGGAHPLMRTHNRLLNLWGGVYLEVIAVDPQAAEPAEGAAPRARLFALDDPATHARLEKGPYLSHWVARVAPPKRLAAWQTQYPQRIAPIVPMTRGDFSWVLSVPDDGAFPAWQGAGEGVLPSLIQWDTPRHPSAALPETGIALKALKATHPQADVIAAQLHWLGAAHLIALEPTEGAAALVAEFETPEGLRTLK; encoded by the coding sequence ATGACTGCCCATTCGCTCCGTCTCGATCACCTCGTAATTTCCGCCCGCACCCTCGACGAGGGCACGCAGTACGTGGCCGACACGCTCGGCGTCGCACCGGCCGGCGGCGGCGCGCATCCGCTGATGCGCACGCACAATCGCCTGCTGAACCTGTGGGGCGGCGTGTATCTGGAGGTGATCGCGGTCGACCCGCAGGCCGCGGAACCCGCGGAGGGTGCCGCACCCCGTGCCCGCCTGTTCGCCCTCGACGACCCGGCGACGCACGCGCGGCTCGAAAAAGGGCCGTACCTGTCGCACTGGGTCGCCCGGGTCGCCCCCCCGAAGCGGCTCGCGGCGTGGCAGACGCAGTATCCACAGCGCATTGCGCCGATCGTGCCAATGACACGCGGCGATTTCAGCTGGGTCCTCTCGGTGCCTGACGACGGCGCGTTCCCCGCATGGCAAGGCGCCGGCGAAGGCGTGCTGCCGTCGTTGATCCAGTGGGACACGCCGCGGCATCCGTCGGCGGCGTTGCCGGAAACAGGCATCGCACTGAAAGCTTTGAAAGCGACACATCCGCAAGCCGACGTGATTGCCGCGCAATTGCACTGGCTGGGCGCGGCGCACCTGATCGCACTCGAACCCACGGAAGGCGCAGCGGCGCTCGTCGCCGAGTTTGAAACACCCGAGGGTCTACGGACCCTTAAATAA
- a CDS encoding PLP-dependent aminotransferase family protein, with product MSVPLAQIPTPHDTASLTLVEQLVQWARRRIEERVFRPGMRMPSIRKLALDKGVSRFTVVEAYERLVAQGYLESRRGSGFYVRERLGCAPTAEIRTIAAAAPAPATIDVVWLLRNMLHTGARPERSPGLGYLPGRWLDGDLITNALRTLGRQSGAQMLGIGTPQGFLPLRQQLQTRLEELEIGASPDQIVMVSGITQAIDLISRIYVKPGDAVIVGDPAWFQMFGRFASQGARLVGMPYTPDGPDLDALESLVETWRPKMLVINSVLQNPTGTSLTAAQAFRILRLAEAYDFIVVEDDIYGDLCPPSYPGTRLASLDQLKRVIYLGSFSKTLAPNLRVGFIACAPEVATAVADQKMLVGMTSPELNERVLYKILTEGHYRRHVERLRARLDGVREKSVRMLEKTGLKLFLTPTAGMFLWADTGVDASALAAAGHEEGFLLTPGSLFSPQQSPTTWMRFNIANCGDPELSTFLCRYLDGVARRAS from the coding sequence ATGTCCGTCCCGCTTGCCCAGATTCCCACCCCGCACGATACGGCCTCGCTGACGTTGGTCGAGCAGCTCGTCCAGTGGGCGCGCCGCCGCATCGAGGAGCGCGTGTTCCGTCCCGGCATGCGCATGCCGTCGATCCGCAAGCTGGCGCTGGACAAGGGCGTATCGCGCTTCACCGTGGTCGAGGCGTACGAGCGGCTGGTGGCGCAGGGCTACCTGGAGTCGCGGCGCGGTTCCGGTTTCTATGTGCGCGAACGATTGGGCTGCGCGCCGACGGCTGAGATCCGCACGATCGCCGCGGCGGCGCCCGCGCCGGCGACGATCGACGTTGTCTGGCTGCTGCGCAATATGCTGCATACGGGCGCGCGCCCCGAGCGCAGCCCGGGCCTGGGCTACCTGCCGGGACGCTGGCTCGACGGCGATCTGATCACGAACGCGCTGCGCACCCTCGGCCGGCAAAGCGGTGCGCAGATGCTCGGCATCGGCACGCCGCAGGGCTTTTTGCCGCTGCGCCAGCAATTGCAGACGCGGCTGGAGGAGCTCGAAATCGGCGCTTCGCCGGATCAGATCGTGATGGTCTCCGGCATTACCCAGGCCATCGACCTGATTTCACGAATTTACGTGAAGCCGGGCGATGCGGTGATCGTCGGCGATCCGGCCTGGTTTCAGATGTTCGGGCGCTTCGCGTCGCAAGGCGCGCGGCTAGTCGGCATGCCATACACGCCGGATGGGCCGGACCTCGACGCGCTCGAGTCGCTGGTGGAGACGTGGCGGCCGAAAATGCTGGTGATCAATTCGGTGTTGCAGAATCCAACCGGCACGTCACTCACGGCCGCGCAGGCGTTCCGCATCCTGCGTCTCGCTGAGGCCTACGACTTCATCGTCGTCGAAGACGATATTTACGGCGATCTGTGCCCGCCGAGCTATCCCGGCACGCGGCTTGCGAGCCTCGACCAGTTGAAGCGCGTGATTTACCTCGGCAGCTTTTCGAAGACGCTGGCGCCCAATCTGCGCGTGGGTTTTATCGCCTGCGCCCCGGAGGTGGCCACGGCCGTCGCCGATCAGAAAATGCTGGTCGGCATGACGAGTCCCGAATTGAACGAGCGTGTGCTCTACAAGATTCTCACCGAGGGCCACTATCGCCGGCATGTCGAGCGGCTACGCGCGCGGCTCGACGGCGTGCGCGAAAAATCCGTGCGGATGCTCGAGAAGACCGGCCTGAAGCTGTTCCTGACGCCCACGGCAGGCATGTTTCTATGGGCCGACACCGGCGTCGATGCGAGCGCGCTCGCGGCCGCGGGCCACGAAGAAGGCTTCCTGCTGACGCCGGGGAGTCTGTTTTCTCCGCAGCAATCGCCGACCACCTGGATGCGCTTCAATATCGCCAACTGTGGCGATCCTGAGCTGTCGACATTCCTGTGCCGCTATCTGGACGGCGTCGCGCGGCGCGCCTCTTGA